From a region of the Marasmius oreades isolate 03SP1 chromosome 7, whole genome shotgun sequence genome:
- a CDS encoding uncharacterized protein (antiSMASH:Cluster_7.3): MACPPFEFPPSFVLRNICDITGSAFGLKRNAAQEQAKQAAIQWFKRFRVFDEKKARQWLHYGRFDLFAGLSFPEAELSHLETCLAFFFWAFSTDDLSDEGELQCKPDEVNHGHEASRRILNDPDAQQPDYPYAAMLWDILRRIRSTGTPGTYRRFVQAYLDWSGSQVQQASNRNVDRFPPVEEFILMRRCTIGAAMVEAMVEYSLDIDLPDYVFEDPIFIAMSQATSDIMTWPNDLCSFNKEQADGDYQNFVCILQHAYQLDLQEAVDMLTEMIGTRVQDYVDLKKRLPSFGPEIDAELSRYHIGLENFTQGCVVWYYSSPRYFRELQPLGKEQVLIELFPRVDTYQTDSSEDS; the protein is encoded by the exons ATGGCGTGTCCGCCGTTCGAATTCCCTCCTTCGTTCGTCTTGCGAAATATTTGCGATATCACTGGCTCCGCTTTCGGACTGAAGCGAAATGCTGCTCAAGAACAGGCTAAACAAGCAGCGATTCAATGGTTTAAACG GTTCCGTGTTTTTGACGAAAAGAAGGCTCGACAATGGCTTCATTACGGGAGATTCGATCTCTTCGCGGGACTAAGCTTCCCCGAAGCCGAGCTATCACATCTCGAGACTTGCCTAGCATTCTTCTTTTGGGCGTTTTCT ACGGACGACCTTTCTGACGAGGGCGAACTCCAGTGCAAGCCGGATGAAGTAAATCATGGTCATGAAGCTTCTCGTAGGATTCTGAATGATCCTGACGCACAACAACCGGATTATCCTTACGCTGCAATGCTATGGGA TATTCTACGTCGCATCCGATCAACGGGCACACCAGGGACGTACCGTCG ATTCGTTCAGGCTTATTTGGATTGGAGTGGGTCTCAAGTTCAGCAAGCATCGAACCGCAATGTCGATCGTTTTCCGCCCGTCGAAGAATTCATTTTAATGCGCAGATGTACTATTGGCGCTGCAATGGTGGAAG CTATGGTCGAGTACTCTCTCGACATCGATCTCCCTGACTATGTATTTGAAGATCCTATCTTCATTGCTATGTCACAGGCGACTTCGGATATCATGACTTGGCCAAAT GATCTCTGCTCCTTCAAT AAAGAGCAGGCCGACGGGGACTACCAGAATTTCGTCTGCATCCTCCAGCACGCTTATCAACTAGATCTTCAAGAGGCCGTCGATATGCTCACTGAAATGATCGGTACTCGTGTCCAAGACTACGTCGATCTCAAAAAGCGTCTCCCCTCTTTCGGGCCAGAGATCGACGCCGAACTGAGCAGGTACCACATCGGTCTGGAGAATTTTACTCAAGGTTGTGTGGTATGGTACTACTCAAGTCCAC GTTACTTCCGTGAATTACAACCTCTGGGAAAGGAGCAAGTCTTGATTGAGCTTTTCCCGAGAGTTGATACCTATCAAACAGACAGTAGTGAGGACAGCTGA